A single Nicotiana tabacum cultivar K326 chromosome 5, ASM71507v2, whole genome shotgun sequence DNA region contains:
- the LOC107805943 gene encoding uncharacterized protein LOC107805943, whose protein sequence is MSSICRSKPVEGLRFLNRVRTICSPFIHRPNRCIATVAYEEVRSSPEKPYNFTAFILHGLLGSGRNWRSFSRSLASSLSADGVNWRMVLVDLRNHGKSAEIEGFLPPHDMENAAKDVANLVNSQGWDWPDVVIGHSMGGKVALQYADSCSRGVYGQSARLPKQLWVLDSVPGKVDPEDSSREVEKVMQTLQSIPSSIPSRKWLVDHMLKLGFSKALSEWLGSNLQKSGDQMTWTFNIEAAIEMFNSYREKDYCPLLEHPPKGTEIAIVRAEKSDRWDPETVQKLESLASNGGGESEGKMSYHILPNSGHWVHVENPRGLLEIITPKLASLV, encoded by the exons ATGTCGAGCATTTGCAGAAGCAAACCGGTCGAGGGCCTTAGATTCCTGAACCGGGTTCGAACCATATGCTCACCGTTTATTCACCGGCCAAACCGTTGCATCGCCACCGTAGCTTATGAAGAAGTCCGGTCTTCGCCGGAAAAACCTTACAATTTCACAGCTTTTATACTTCACGGCCTCTTAGGTTCCGGTCGAAATTGGCGATCCTTCTCTCGATCCCTCGCTTCCTCCCTTTCTGCAG ATGGTGTAAATTGGAGGATGGTTCTTGTGGATTTGAGGAATCATGGGAAGTCAGCTGAAATTGAAGGTTTCCTGCCACCTCATGATATGGAAAATGCTGCTAAAGATGTGGCTAATTTGGTGAATTCACAGGGTTGGGATTGGCCTGATGTTGTTATAGGGCATTCCATGGGTGGCAAGGTCGCCTTGCAGTATGCTGACAGCTGCTCTCGTGGTGTTTATGGCCAATCAGCTCGATTGCCCAAGCAG CTCTGGGTATTGGATTCTGTCCCTGGAAAGGTGGACCCTGAAGATAGCAGTAGAGAAGTAGAGAAAGTTATGCAAACACTGCAGAGCATACCTTCATCAATCCCATCTCGAAA ATGGCTGGTGGATCACATGTTGAAACTTGGGTTTTCAAAGGCGTTATCAGAATGGCTGGGCAGCAATCTTCAGAAATCAGGGGATCAGATGACATGGACCTTTAATATTGAAGCTGCTATTGAGATGTTTAATTCTTACAG GGAGAAAGATTATTGCCCTCTGCTGGAGCACCCACCTAAAGGGACAGAGATAGCGATTGTGCGTGCCGAGAAAAGTGACAGGTGGGATCCGGAGACTGTCCAAAAACTTGAAAGCCTTGCCTCCAACGGAGGTGGTGAATCTGAAGGCAAGATGTCGTATCATATCCTTCCCAATTCCGGTCATTGGGTTCATGTCGAGAATCCAAGGGGGCTTCTTGAAATCATAACTCCCAAACTAGCTTCTCTTGTTTAG